DNA sequence from the Acidobacteriota bacterium genome:
GAAACCGAAGGGCGCCTTCCCGACGCCCTCTCGGCCTGCGTGGGCGGAGGCAGCAACTCCATCGGGCTCTTTCATGCCTTCCTCGACGATCAAGAGGTGGTCATGGTGGGGGTGGAAGCCGGAGGCCGCGGAGGCGACCTGGGAGATCACGCGGCCCGCTTTCAGGGCGGATCCCTGGGCGTGCTCCACGGCACCCGCAGCTATCTGCTCCACGACGAACTGGGACAGGTGGCCTTGACCCATTCCGTCTCGGCGGGACTGGACTACCCTTCGGTGGGGCCCGAGCACGCCTACCTGCATGACCAAAAGCGTATCCTCTACACTTCGGCCGACGACGAAGAGGCGCTGGAGGCCTTTCACGCCGTGTGCCGCCTGGAAGGCATCCTGCCGGCGCTGGAATCGTCCCATGCGGTGGCCGATCTGATGCGCCAAGAGTCGGTGGCCTTGTCGGCGGCCCGCCGGCGGTCAGGACGCCCTGAGCCCATCGTCATCGTCAACATGTCAGGACGCGGCGACAAAGACGTTGAAACCGTCCGCAGCTTCTCAGAGTGAGCGCAGGTTCGAGAAAGGACCGGGAACCAAGATGTCGAGACTGTCCGCAGCCTTTCAGAAACAACCCAAATGCTTCATCCCTTTCGTCACCGCCGGACATCCCGACCTGGAGACGACTGAAGAGATCATCGTGGAACTGGTGGCAGCCGGGTCCGACATCGTAGAGATCGGCATCCCCTTTTCCGATCCCATCGCCGACGGCCCGGTCATCCAGCGCTCCTCCTTTCAGGCTCTGCAGCACGGATACTCCATGAGCGATTTCATTCACATGGTGGGACGGGTGCGGGCCAAGACCGACGCCGGACTCCTCTTCATGAGCTACATCAACCCGCTGATGCGCTATGGACTTGAGCGCCTCGAAGAAGAAGCCGCCCGATCAGGACTGGACGGGCTGCTTATCTCGGACTTGACTCCCGAGGAATACCGGCTCATGCAGCCCTTGGAGAAGCTGGACACGGTCTTTCTGGCCGCGCCCACCTCCTCGGACCAGCGCCTGCAGAGCATCGCCCGGGTCAGCCGGGGCTTTCTCTACCTGGTGGCCCGAACCGGCGTGACGGGAAGTCACACCGAGGTGGGGGAAGAAATCGCCTCCACCGTGGCGCGCTTGCGCCGCTACACCGACACGCCCATCGCCGTCGGCTTCGGCATCGATTCCCCGGAGGCGGTGCAGCGGGTGTGGGAGCAGGCCGAGGGCGCCGTGGTGGGTTCGGCCATCGTCCAGTTCATCGAGGAACACAAGGGCGAAGCCGAGTTGCCCAAGCAAGTCGGCCGCTACGTGCGCCAACTCATCCCCGACGTCAGGTAGCACACGGTCGGTCCTTGAAAGCTGGGAGCGCATCCTTGCGGCGATCTGCACAACGCCTCAAGCCTCTCAATACTTGGCAATGGAAGGATCGACTTGATCCGACCAGGCCAAGATGCCTCCGGCCAGGTTGCGGACGCGTCTAAAGCCGTTCTCCAGCAACCTCTCGGTGGCGTCCGCGCTGCGCGCTCCGGAGCGGCAGAAGACCACGATGTCCCTGTCGGGATCGAGTTCCTCCATCCGCTCATCCAGCTCGGGCAGCGGGATCAGCGCCGAAGCCGCTTCCAGCTTGGCGATATCCAGTTCAGGCGGATTGCGCACGTCGAGGACGAACAGGTCTTTGCCGGCATCCAGTTCCTCTTTCAATTGACGCGGACTGACCTCGGGCACTCTGGTTTCTTGCTCGTGATTCCTCATTCCACAAAACCCCTCATAGTCGATCAGATTGCTTTGGGTGGGATGATCTCCGCACACGGGACACTCGGGATTGCGCTTGATCTTAAGTTCGCGGAAGCGCATGGACAGCGCGTCCACCAGCAGCAGGCGTCCCGCCAGCGGCCGGCCGCGGCCCACTATCAGCTTGATGATCTCGGTGGCCTGGATCACTCCCAACAAACCCGGCAAGATGCCCAGCACGCCTCCCTCGGCGCAGGAGGGCACCAGTCCCGGATCGGGCGGTTTGGGAAAGAGGCAGCGGTAACAGGGGCCTCCCGGCAAGCCGAACAGCGAAGCCTGTCCCTCGAAACGGAAGATGCTGGCGTAGGCGTTGGGCGTGCCCGTCAGCACGCAGGCGTCGTTGACCAGGTAGCGGGTGGGGAAGTTGTCGGTCCCGTCGGCCACCATGTCGTAGTCTTCGATGACTTCCAGCGCATTGCTCGAATCGAGGCGCATCTCATGGGTCACCACTTCCACCTCGGGGTTCAGATCGCCCAGCCGCTCCCGCGCCGATTCCAGCTTGGATCGCCCCAGACGGGAAGTGCCGTACAGGATCTGCCTTTGCAGGTTTGAAGCGTCCACTACGTCGAAGTCGACGATGCCCAGGCGCCCCACGCCGGCCGCCGCCAGGTAGAGGGCCAGCGGAGAGCCCAGTCCGCCGGCGCCCACGCACAGCACAGAAGCCTGTTTGAGCTTCTTCTGCCCTTCCATTCCCACTTCGGGCAGGATCAAATGCCGGCTGTAGCGCTCCAGTTCGGCGCGGCTCAACTCGCTCATGGCTCCAGCATAGCAGGATTCAGGTGCAGATAATTTCCACCTGGTCGGCTGAAGGGCGCAGCCTCCAGGCTCTGCTCTGGCGGGCCTGGCCGCGCCTGACGCTGAAGATCCAGTAGACGAGTTCGGGCCAGGCCATCTTCAGGTCGAAGCGGGACGGCTGAGGCGGTGCGTCGGGATGGGAATGATAAACGCCTACGACGTGCAGGCCTTTCTTGCTCAGGGCGGAGTGAACCCGGCGATGAAAGCCGGGTGCGATGGTGAAGCGGGAACCCCTGCCCTCTTCCCCATCCTGCGGCCACGAGTTGGGGGCCGGGAAAGCCTCCGCCACCTGGACGGTCTCTCCCTCCCGCCTTCCTCCCAACAGGCCGCAGGCCTCCTCAGGATAGGCGTCTTGCACACGTTCGGTAATGGAGGCCATCAATTGGCGGGAGACCTTCAACTGCACCAGGGCAGTATCTCACAGTCAGAAAGTGAAAAGGCCCGCAGGGTGCTTGCGGGCCTTTTCGGTTTCCAATCGGTATGGAATCGATCGCACTCGACGCGGCTGCCTTTCGGGGTCGTCGAATCGCGCCCACCGCATTAGGGTGTGGAACGGCGGTATCGGGTTGCGACTCGCCAGCCTCTCCGGCTCTGCAGCGCAGGTCCCTTAAGGGGAAGGGAAACAGGCCTGCGCTAAAGGCCACGTCAAGCTTTTCTATTCTGTGCCGAATTCCCTTTCCTGTCAATAAGTTTATGCCCATAGAAAGGGTTTTGGCTTCTTGCGCGCACTCTCAGCCGTTGGCCCGGGTGCTGCCGATCGACCGGAGAAAGGAGGATTACGCTAAGCCTTGGGGGAGATGGCAGGGGCGAGAAGGGCTTGAGCTCGCTAGGGTAGGTAGGGTTGCCTTCCCGCCCCCCGTTTCATCCATCAGGAGGCACCGCCATGAATGGCGATGACTTTCATAAGAGTTAGACGGTTTTCTGCGGAAAAAGTTCGTATGAATCTCCAGTTTTTTCCTCGAACTGCCGAAAAATCGCCGTCACAAGGCCGTGAAATGGCCCGAATCTTTTGACGGCGTGGCAGGCGGAGGACTGTCTCGGGCGGCTCCTGGAACCCATTCCAGACTTGGTCTTCAACGGGTTTGACGCTTCTTGAAGGACCATGTGAAGGCGAAGCGGGCCACCACGGTTCCGTCCTTGAGACGACCGACGGTTTCCACCCTGGCGGTGGCCGGCTCGCCCTCTTGCAAGGTCTGAGATACGGCCCTGGCCAGGGCCTCTCCCTGCTGGCAGGTGAAGAAGGTGGTCCCCGTGGCCTTCTTTTCGAACTCGGCTTCCAATCCCACTATGAGCATGGCCACCGAAGCGGGCGCCAGACGCACCTGCAGATCGGCCAGCAAGCCGGTGGAAAGCTCGGCCGCCATGGAGAGAGCAGCGAAATAAGTGGAGCGGAAGGGATTGGTGGTGCGCCATCCGTAAGGCACTGAGACCCGGCAAGAGGACTCGTCCAGGTCCCTCACCCGCAGCCCCGCCATCAAGGCCAGCGGCAGCTTGGTCAAGAAGAAGAGGCGCAAGTAAAAGGGACTGCGCACCTTCTCGATCATCGATTGCACCGTGCTGCGCTGAGCGGGGGCGGCTTCTGCTTTGTCCATGGCTGTGTTCCTCTCAGCGGCCGATGACGCCCATTTGGTCGAGGAGGCCTTCGCGGTCGCGCCAGCCGGCTTCTACCTTGACGTTGAGGTCGAGGTAGAGGCTCTTGACCTCGAGCATGCGCTTGAGCTCCTTGCGGGCTTCGGTGCCGATCCGCTTGATCATGCGTCCGCCCCGCCCGATGACGATTTTCTTGTGGTTGGGCTTGTCGACCAAAATCGAGGCCGTGATGCGCAGGAAGCTTTCCTCCTCCTGG
Encoded proteins:
- the trpA gene encoding tryptophan synthase subunit alpha, whose product is MSRLSAAFQKQPKCFIPFVTAGHPDLETTEEIIVELVAAGSDIVEIGIPFSDPIADGPVIQRSSFQALQHGYSMSDFIHMVGRVRAKTDAGLLFMSYINPLMRYGLERLEEEAARSGLDGLLISDLTPEEYRLMQPLEKLDTVFLAAPTSSDQRLQSIARVSRGFLYLVARTGVTGSHTEVGEEIASTVARLRRYTDTPIAVGFGIDSPEAVQRVWEQAEGAVVGSAIVQFIEEHKGEAELPKQVGRYVRQLIPDVR
- the moeB gene encoding molybdopterin-synthase adenylyltransferase MoeB, with translation MSELSRAELERYSRHLILPEVGMEGQKKLKQASVLCVGAGGLGSPLALYLAAAGVGRLGIVDFDVVDASNLQRQILYGTSRLGRSKLESARERLGDLNPEVEVVTHEMRLDSSNALEVIEDYDMVADGTDNFPTRYLVNDACVLTGTPNAYASIFRFEGQASLFGLPGGPCYRCLFPKPPDPGLVPSCAEGGVLGILPGLLGVIQATEIIKLIVGRGRPLAGRLLLVDALSMRFRELKIKRNPECPVCGDHPTQSNLIDYEGFCGMRNHEQETRVPEVSPRQLKEELDAGKDLFVLDVRNPPELDIAKLEAASALIPLPELDERMEELDPDRDIVVFCRSGARSADATERLLENGFRRVRNLAGGILAWSDQVDPSIAKY
- a CDS encoding M67 family metallopeptidase — its product is MQLKVSRQLMASITERVQDAYPEEACGLLGGRREGETVQVAEAFPAPNSWPQDGEEGRGSRFTIAPGFHRRVHSALSKKGLHVVGVYHSHPDAPPQPSRFDLKMAWPELVYWIFSVRRGQARQSRAWRLRPSADQVEIICT
- a CDS encoding DUF4442 domain-containing protein; its protein translation is MDKAEAAPAQRSTVQSMIEKVRSPFYLRLFFLTKLPLALMAGLRVRDLDESSCRVSVPYGWRTTNPFRSTYFAALSMAAELSTGLLADLQVRLAPASVAMLIVGLEAEFEKKATGTTFFTCQQGEALARAVSQTLQEGEPATARVETVGRLKDGTVVARFAFTWSFKKRQTR